A region of Notolabrus celidotus isolate fNotCel1 chromosome 4, fNotCel1.pri, whole genome shotgun sequence DNA encodes the following proteins:
- the pprc1 gene encoding peroxisome proliferator-activated receptor gamma coactivator-related protein 1: MLDHVSPAGVLVPPRFITPHSETRQGREYTSKMAARWGAGEETLTACNMDFFTMDSLDETAVLSDGETLEALQSCLDPSLLSMFEDTPTIETKGLDEESEATLLTALTEILDNVDDENLSPFDTLPDSDLLSGQKGREHSPLRRLLCLSRSPPEKDTLCNMRPSSTGKSLPRILADSLQRSDGEEEEDGSFTLSPVSHDSCPDSDLLDWKGLTLPLPITFEQEDEEGVSVCLGDLVRHMHPYCMTISLENDEGEQMLPEGGILLEVVDQGENGEPILAIPDMDLPVSLALKEDELKEEDDGAASDSSEHIVVDDEDESVTVSPMKVATPVTSSLKDEMIVVRQKKEIREKSPSRRKKKKKSKERHHPEPVEGRVLRSGRVRNTAQESPKKSEKRSIKEKKHKVPKVPPASTQTSSSSQEPKKLKHGRTETQQEVATTTLSPVTKIQDATSVPSKQEAALSIVSCEKSPPVCSNPELSSKRPEEEKPEQLEETLKKQEDSSAAPSPVSPPVPSESATAAAGPLTAPVTPLISEAPPPVALAVPEPKPKSLSLAEYRRLRQQKKPAPVEKQDDNSTKWPSLPELPKELPPIPCLPDPTPKDLRRPNPVAAKKEVEEVRPAWQPRGPCAPPTPEALLVPPAYMVASNSKASAATATPKPQQTPEQPKPSPPQNPPAANSMKPLPSHQETTAPPAAPSVPQSSESPASVKPTAQLMSAERKCSPEHPKSLPVSAELTQTTTEMIKPAAAATVSAPRKITVVFPKVPEVKAPTSLNTSSTSDSKPSKPTADGMKLSTPRVELQSLKEDPVVLENKDKPTTALKPHRAKCPTQELIEAFTSEIGIEAADLTSLLEQFEETQAKEEQCVPEVSGRAAAVGNSSVELAPEKTVVERVRANDLSSTAALTPPATPPHQMWKPLTPVALLGKSKASEASKSSPSKIIQIEARPLPSVRSRTKPIPSPAAASVTPEVACMDHDYCLPAKGTSNNDSGKRWNVKQQTFITIKPITTQTPPAAPSSSTQSNANAAATSKSQVTLRDPLDNRTDNVERSSVLETPDASPSRSETDVTVKEASSRGGPYGRSYRRHAASRTPSPRSSCQERTGGRSRKRRSRRSPSPMSSGSVSDSHSSRSRSRSHSPPKKRYRSCHRDRSSSSSSCSSSRSSSPVSRSPPRRRRYSYSSSCSGSWSRSRSRSRSPQRQTEWSRGRRLHSPLQRPQYVAKMNTEEVKRCKEKAIEERRVVYVGRIRGTMTQKELKDRFSLFGEIEDCTLHFRDHGDNYGFVTYYSTKEAFTAIENGSKLRKPDELPFDLCFGGRRQFCKTSYADLDSNREYEPMSARGKLNTLDFDTLLKQAKQNQKR; encoded by the exons ATGCTGGACCACGTGTCCCCTGCCGGCGTACTTGTTCCTCCACGATTCATCACTCCTCATTCCGAAACGAGACAGGGCAGGGAGTATACGAGCAAGATGGCGGCGCGGTGGGGAGCAGGCGAGGAGACTTTAACTGCGTGCAATATGGATTTTTTCACCATGGATTCCCTCGACGAG aCTGCTGTGCTGAGCGATGGAGAAACTCTCGAGGCTCTTCAAAGCTGCTTGGACCCCTCACTACTTTCGATGTTTGAGGACACGCCTACGATAGAG acTAAAGGACTAGACGAGGAAAGTGAAGCCACGCTGCTAACCGCCCTGACCGAGATCCTCGACAATGTGGACGACGAGAACCTGTCCCCGTTTGACACCCTGCCCGACTCAGACCTCCTGTCGGGTCAAAAGGGCAGGGAACACTCTCCG CTCAGGAGATTGCTGTGCCTGTCCCGCTCCCCTCCAGAGAAAGACACACTATGTAACATGAGACCTTCATCAACTGGAAAG AGTTTGCCCAGGATACTCGCTGACTCTCTCCAGAGGAGCgatggggaggaagaggaagacggCTCCTTCACTCTGAGCCCAGTGAGCCACGATTCCTGTCCTGACAGTGACCTGCTGGACTGGAAAGGTCTCACTCTGCCTCTGCCTATCACCTTTGagcaggaggatgaagaaggcGTTTCGGTGTGCCTGGGGGACTTGGTCAGGCACATGCACCCGTACTGTATGACCATTTCTTTGGAAAATGACGAAGGGGAACAGATGTTGCCTGAAGGAGGAATCTTACTTGAAGTTGTGGACCAGGGGGAAAATGGAGAGCCTATCCTGGCCATCCCCGACATGGACCTCCCGGTCTCTCTTGCACTAAAAGAAGATGAGCTGAAGGAAGAAGACGACGGCGCAGCCTCTGACAGTTCAGAGCATATAGTCGtcgatgatgaagatgaatcaGTCACTGTGTCGCCAATGAAAGTCGCAACCCCCGTGACATCAAGCTTGAAAGATGAGATGATTGTTGttagacagaaaaaagagatCAGAGAGAAAAGCCCCTCccggaggaaaaagaagaagaaaagcaagGAGCGGCATCACCCTGAGCCTGTGGAAGGAAGAGTCCTCAGGAGCGGCCGAGTCAGAAACACAGCGCAGGAATCACCCAAAAAATCTGAGAAGAGGTCcatcaaagagaagaaacataaagtaccaaAAGTTCCTCCTGCCTCAACgcagacctcctcctcctctcaggaaCCTAAGAAACTAAAACACGGCCGaactgaaacacaacaagaggTCGCCACTACAACACTATCGCCTGTCACTAAAATACAAGATGCCACATCTGTGCCATCAAAACAGGAAGCAGCTCTGTCAATCGTCAGCTGTGAGAAGAGTCCACCTGTCTGTTCAAACCCTGAGCTGAGCTCCAAACGGCCTGAAGAAGAAAAACCTGAACAGCTGGAAGAGACCCTCAAAAAGCAGGAAGACTCATCAGCAGCTCCCTCTCCTGTCTCACCCCCAGTGCCTTCAGAGAGCgccacagctgctgctggtCCTCTCACAGCCCCCGTGACACCACTTATCAGTGAGGCCCCTCCTCCTGTGGCCCTCGCTGTCCCAGAACCGAAGCCCAAGTCTCTCAGTCTAGCTGAGTACCGTCGGCTCCGGCAGCAGAAGAAGCCAGCCCCGGTGGAGAAACAGGACGACAACAGCACCAAGTGGCCGAGCCTCCCAGAGCTCCCCAAAGAGCTTCCCCCCATCCCCTGCCTACCGGACCCGACCCCCAAAGATCTGCGACGCCCCAACCCAGTTGCTGCCAAGAAGGAAGTGGAGGAGGTCAGGCCTGCCTGGCAGCCAAGGGGACCTTGTGCACCCCCCACCCCTGAGGCTCTGTTAGTGCCACCAGCCTACATGGTAGCCTCAAACAGCAAGGCTTCAGCTGCTACTGCTACCCCTAAACCCCAGCAGACACCCGAACAACCAAAACCTTCTCCCCCTCAAAATCCCCCTGCTGCTAATTCAATGAAGCCTTTACCCTCACATCAAGAAACCACTGCTCCACCTGCAGCACCAAGTGTCCCTCAGAGCTCTGAATCTCCAGCCTCTGTTAAACCCACCGCTCAGTTAATgtcagcagagaggaaatgttCCCCTGAACATCCCAAATCTCTGCCTGTGTCTGCAGAACTCACTCAAACCACTACAGAGATGAtcaaacctgctgctgctgctacagtaTCTGCACCCAGGAAGATCACTGTTGTGTTCCCAAAGGTGCCTGAGGTCAAAGCTCCTACCTCATTAAATACCAGCTCTACATCTGATAGCAAGCCCTCTAAACCCACCGCTGATGGTATGAAACTCAGCACTCCTCGTGTGGAGCTGCAGAGTCTGAAGGAAGATCCTGTTGTGcttgaaaataaagacaaaccCACTACAGCATTGAAACCCCACAGAGCAAAGTGCCCCACTCAGGAGCTGATCGAGGCGTTCACCAGTGAGATCG GAATTGAAGCAGCTGACCTGACAAGCTTATTGGAGCAGTTTGAGGAAACTCAAG ccaAAGAGGAGCAATGTGTGCCGGAGGTCTCTGGTAGAGCAGCAGCTGTAGGAAACTCTAG TGTTGAACTGGCTCCAGAGAAAACGGTTGTGGAGCGTGTGAGAGCGAATGACCTCTCCAGTACAGCAG CTTTGACTCCTCCAGCCACTCCTCCTCATCAGATGTGGAAACCTCTGACCCCTGTGGCTCTACTGGGGAAGAGCAAGGCCTCTGAAGCCTCAAAGTCCAGCCCCTCCAAGATTATCCAGATAGAAGCCCGGCCTCTCCCCTCAGTCAGGTCTCGCACCAAGCCCATTCCCTCGCCTGCTGCTGCATCTGTGACCCCGGAAGTAGCATGCATGGACCACGACTACTGCCTTCCAGCCAAAGGCACCTCAAACAACGACTCAGGGAAACGCTGGAATGTCAAACAGCAAACTTTCATCACCATCAAACCAATCACTACACAAACCCCCCCAGCTGCCCCGTCATCATCTACCCAGTCTAACGCAAACGCTGCCGCCACGAGCAAAAGCCAGGTTACTCTCAGGGATCCGCTTGATAACAGGACTGATAACGTGGAGAGAAGCTCTGTTCTGGAGACTCCTGATGCGTCGCCTTCTCGTTCTGAGACTGATGTCACCGTTAAAGAGGCAAGCTCCAGGGGAGGGCCTTATGGGAGGTCTTATCGCAGACACGCTGCCTCTCGCACACCCAGCCCCAGATCTAGTTGCCAAGAGAGGACTGGAGGCCGGTCAAGAAAAAGAAGATCCCGCCGCTCTCCCAGCCCCATGTCAAGTGGCTCCGTGTCAGACTCCCATTCCTCTAGATCCCGGTCTAGATCACACTCTCCTCCTAAGAAAAG GTACCGGTCCTGTCATCGAGACAGAAGTTCcagctcctcttcctgctcctcctctcgcTCCTCTTCCCCTGTGTCCCGATCTCCACCCAGAAGGAGGAGGTACTCTTATTCCTCCTCTTGTTCTGGCTCTTGGAGTCGCTCCAGGTCTCGTTCTCGCTCTcctcagagacaaacagagtgGAGTAGAGGCAGAAGATTGCACAG CCCTCTACAAAGGCCCCAGTATGTTGCAAAGATGAAtacagaggaggtgaagagatgCAAGGAGAAAGCCATA GAGGAGCGTCGTGTTGTTTACGTTGGTCGAATCAGGGGAACTATGACCCAAAAGGAACTTAAAGACCGCTTCTCACTATTTGGCGAGATCGAAGACTGCACCCTGCACTTTAGGGATCATGG GGACAACTACGGCTTTGTGACTTATTACAGCACAAAGGAAGCTTTCACGGCCATCGAGAACGGAAGCAAGCTGCGTAAACCTGATGAGCTGCCGTTTGATCTCTGCTTTGGTGGGAGGAGACAGTTCTGCAAGACCAGCTATGCTGACCTGG ATTCAAATAGAGAGTATGAACCAATGTCAGCGAGAGGCAAACTCAACACGCTAGACTTCGACACTTTACTGAAGCAAGCAAAACAGAATCAGAAGAGGTAA